The sequence GCCCGATGCGACGGTTTGGGGATGTTAAGGAAGTTGCGCTACTTTGTGTCATGTTAGCTTCAGACGAGGCAAACTATATTAACGCGTCTGAACTCACAATAGACGGTGGCGTTTTAGCTGGAAGTTTTTCTGCAACAAGCGATTAATTGGTGAGTATGTGGTTAAGAAGAAAAGCCCGTTAGTGGCGCTGGTTTTATTTGTTATTGGACTTATTCCAGTCGTGTTTTTGTCGAGCTGGGTGACTAGCCTTTCGGCGGACAGGCTGCAGCAAAGCGCCAATGACGAAGCTTTAGAAGAACTGCTGCTCGCCAAGTCCACTTTGGAAGCTTCTTTATTTAGAGATGTCTTTCTATCAGACAGCTTAGCGACCGTATTTAGTATTGACCCTGAAATAGCTTATAAAAATTTTCACGCCATAGCCCGCAGAATGCTGGAAAAGTCCGAGAATGTAAGAAATATAGGGGTTGCTCCAGACGACATTATCGCTAAGAACTTTCCAGCAGAGGGAAATGAGAAGGCGATTGGCCTGGACTTTCGAACGGTTCCTTCGCAGTACGAAACCGTACTAGCTGCGAGACTATCAAAAGACGTTTATCTTGCAGGGCCATTGGAGCTAGTGCAGGGCGGGACGGCAATTATTGCCCGACTACCGATATTTGACGATTACCCACGAAGCGAAAATTACTGGGGCTCAATAAGCGTTGTTATTGACTACGAGAAGCTGATGAAAGCTTCTGGGTTATCGAACATGAGCAATGCGAAAATCGCTCTTCGGGGAGTCAATGGTCTTGGGCAACAGGGTGAGGTATTTGAAGGAGATGTAAGCTCTTTTAATAATGCAGATTACCAAGGAAAAATTGTTGTTCCTAATGGTGAGTGGTGGATTGCGGCGAACTTCGATACGACGCTGACCGATAGGCAGAAGTTAGCATTGACGGCTAGTTACTGGGGCATAATCGCACTCTACGCCATACTTTATGGGGGAGTTTACTTATTATGGCGGTACTATAGAGCAGAGAGGAAGCTGGCTAATCAAGATCCATTGACGGGCCTTTTTAACAGGCGCTTTGTTTTCAGCTACTTGGAAAAGCTCCTTAGTAAGCAACGAGATAGTGCACAGTTTTGTATATTGGCAATTGATTTAAATCGGTTCAAAGAAATTAACGATCTTCTTGGCCATGAAGTCGGTGACGACATGCTGAGGCTTGTTGCTGAGTCGCTTGAAGAATCAACGCGAGCGTCTGATATTGTTGCCCGCTTAGGTGGGGACGAGTTTCTGGTGATACTCAATCGGGTTGATAATAATAACG comes from Idiomarina sp. X4 and encodes:
- a CDS encoding diguanylate cyclase — encoded protein: MVKKKSPLVALVLFVIGLIPVVFLSSWVTSLSADRLQQSANDEALEELLLAKSTLEASLFRDVFLSDSLATVFSIDPEIAYKNFHAIARRMLEKSENVRNIGVAPDDIIAKNFPAEGNEKAIGLDFRTVPSQYETVLAARLSKDVYLAGPLELVQGGTAIIARLPIFDDYPRSENYWGSISVVIDYEKLMKASGLSNMSNAKIALRGVNGLGQQGEVFEGDVSSFNNADYQGKIVVPNGEWWIAANFDTTLTDRQKLALTASYWGIIALYAILYGGVYLLWRYYRAERKLANQDPLTGLFNRRFVFSYLEKLLSKQRDSAQFCILAIDLNRFKEINDLLGHEVGDDMLRLVAESLEESTRASDIVARLGGDEFLVILNRVDNNNVAEQKLNQIKQYVESKALQTETGSIAPSLSIGFSLSSETNNGIPSLLKIADERMYKNKQDKTS